In the genome of Paenibacillus pabuli, the window TTTAATTGGGCTGGGCCGTTTTGTCCGGTATATCAAACGATACAATCGTCCCTTCACCCGGCTTGCTCACAATCGCCAATCCCTTGCCACCGTACAATTGGGTTAACCTGCGATGGGTATTGGCGATACCAATTCCGCCAGTGCCATTCAGCCTGGCATCTTGCAACAAGGCAACCTTATCCGGCTCCATACCGATGCCATTATCCTTTACTTCAATACGGGTATACCCTTCCTGTTGAGCAATAGACAGATACACCGTACCGCCTTTTTTCTTATTTAACAGTCCGTGTCTAACGGCATTTTCGATTAATGGCTGAATAGATAACGGAGGTAGAGTCAATTGCAGATTCGGCTCCACATTCCACTCGATCTTCAGCCGATCTTCAAAGCGTGTCTGTTCAATAAACAGATAGGCTTGTACCAGTTCCAATTCGTGGGACAACTTCACCAATTCACCGGTATTCAGATAATTGAAGCTGATTCGCAGATAGGATGAGAAGGCTTCGCCCAGCTTCCTCATATGTTCGGTATCGATATCACTTAATACCATTAGTGAGTTAAGTGTGTTGAACAGGAAATGCGGCTGGATTTGAGCTTGTAAATACGCTGCTTCCATGCGCATTCGTTCCTTAATGGAACGATTTAATGTGATCAGTGCACGGATTCGATATTTTAATTCAAGTGCATCTACAGGCTTCGTTACATAATCATTCGCCCCGGAAGCAAAACCCGTATAGATATCAGGCTGCTGGCTCCGAGCGGTTAACAGCAGCACAGGTAATTCTGACATCGAAAACAGTTCCCTGATCTTCTGTGTTAACTCGTACCCTGACATCTGGGGCATCATCACATCCGCGATAAGAAGATCCCACTGTCGTGTTCCAAGCAGCTCCATGGCCTCCTGTCCGGAGTGGGCAGTAACAATGGTGTAGGCTTCGGTGGATAGCATACTTGTGAGGACATCCAGATTAACCGGATCATCATCAACTACAAGAATGGAAGCTGTAGCCTCCTGTGAAGGCGGCAGATGCTCCAATCCGGTCGCCACTTCTATCAGTTCATCGGAAGCATGAATGCCCCATTGATCCAGGGCACCGTGATCCTTCTCTGCCTCTTCCTCTGTTCGAACAAGCTGTGGATGTGAGACACTAACACCCTGGGCTATCGGTACATCAAAGCTGAACACGGAACCTTCTCCGGGCTGAGACTGAACCGTCAGTACTCCACCATGTAATTCTACAAGCTGCTTGCAGATGCTCAATCCAAGACCCATTCCCTGTCCATCATTGATTCCGTCAGCCCCTTGCTCATAAGGAAGAAATATTCGTAAACAGGTTGCCTCATCCATGCCGATCCCTGTATCAGCAATGTGTACAAACGCACGTCCCTCATGGATTTCTGCATGCACTGAGACGGTACCCGCCTTTGTATACTTCATCGCATTATGCAACAGATTATACAAAATTTGAACAAGTCTTTTCTCATCTGCCCATATAGAAGGAAATGACTCCGGTATCTCCATCTTCAGGCTGACGGGTTTTCGCTCTGCCATAAATTGCAGCATTGAAATAACGCCAGGTACAACAGACTGAATGGACAGCGGCTCCTGCTTGAGCACAATGTGCTGTTCCTTCAAACGGACCACATCCAGCAAGTCTCCCAGCAGATTAGACATCCGCCGGCTGATGGTGATCAATAATTCCATATCCTTCAGACTGCGCTGATCGAATCGATCCTTTTGTTGGGTGACCAGATTTTGCGCAATACTCATAATGCCATGCAGTGGCGTTTGAAGCTCATGTGAAGTATTGGCAAGAAACTGGTCTTTAACTTTGTCTGCCTTCTTCAACTCTGTGTACAAATCAATGATTTCCCTGGCATTCCGGAAATACTTCTTGAACCAGTAAGAAGAGAAGCCAATAATCGCCAGAACAAGATCAATCGGATAATATACAGTACTGCGGCTTTGATTGCTCTCCAAGGCACTCCATACAACGTTGGACAGAATGCCTGCAGCAGTGAGCAGCAGAAATATAAGGTCATAGTCCTTCTGGCTTCGGATCATCATCTGAATCACAAGATACCCGAACCACACAATGGATGCCAACATAAGTGCATTAATTAGATTGTAGTGAATGATGGTATAGACTGTCCTGACAGGCAAAACGGTCAAGGTAACACTATAGATGACCGTTACAATCAAATAAAAGCGGAGCCATGATTTATGCAGGGTGACCGCTGATAACCTTTGGAACAATAAGAGAATGCACACATTTTGCCACAGTACAGAGATCACTCTTATTTTAATACTCCAGGTAAAATTAATGGGAAGCCACTGCAACAGCATATTATCGTGCCCAACCAGAATCGTGATGGCTACTGACAGGGTTAAGACCGCAGCAACAAACAGAGCCTTTTCCTGAGGATGTAGTGCATAAAGAATAGCAGCGTAAACGGTATGAAAAATGAGAATAAGAAAAATAGCCAACTGGAAGGCGATAGAATGTCCATGTACGAACTCCACTGCATCCTGAGAACCAAAACGCACAGGTTTAACGACTCCACCTTTATAGGGGTGATCATAGTTGGCCACACGAATGACCAAATCCATTGACGTAGCTCCGGCCTGTTCATAGGTGGAAATATATGAGGTTCTATCCGGCGTGTAATCTTCCTCATTCGTCGCTACCCGTCCTGCCCCACCAATCGTTTCTCCGTTAAGTTCAATCTCGGATGAACTCTGAATACCCTTGAACCAAAACTCGACAGGTGTCTGAAGTGGATCAGTCAAAATACGAAGCCGATATGTTCCATATCCGAATGAACTTCCTTCCTCTTGATGAAGGGAATCCCGCCATGAACCAGGAATAACGATCGTACTCGCTTGTTCCTCTCTTTCCTTAATGTCTCTGAGCGTTAACAGCTCTCCGGGATAGAAATCCCATTCTCCATTGGCAAACATCGCAGGAGAGTTATCCAGGTCCACTCCACGTAGGTCGAGAACGCCTTGTACAGCCATATGGTCATTGGAAACGTAAAAAATGACAGACCACGCCCATCGCATCGTCAATAAGACACCCAAAAAAATAAGAAGAATGGCAATGTGTTTGTAACGTGATCTGGGTTTATGTTGTAAAGAGTTATGTACAGATTGCATATTTATGTTCTGACTCTCCGGTTACTTGAGTCTCTCTCCATTCTGGCAGACAAAAGCTTATACTGCTTCTACACACCAAAGATCATAATTCAGGTCTATATATAACAGCATTATATCATAGGCAATCTTAGGGTTCTGAAGTCATACTACAGTCATCGACTGCTTTTAACAGGTATAAAATATCTTTCCATTTTAATTTTGTAAAATTTAATTGTATACTACTAATTACATCTCTTAGCTCCATCAGATGAATCAAGAGAGGATGATTTCGCATGTCGAATGCCAATCAACTGTTCGGACAAGCCCTGGTCAAATCACTCGTCGGAGAACGCGGACATATTCGTATCGCACGCGCTCTACCAGACATTGGCGTAGAACTAGCTGGTCGCAAACATGAACATATGCCATACAGTATCTATCAATTGGTGAAACATATGCATTACTGGCAGCAATTCATGCTGGAGCATTTGGAAGGAAGAAAGCCTAAGCTTCCTGCGGACGTGATGGAGAGTTGGCCAGAAGAGATGGGTCCTCAGGATGAAGTGACGTGGGAGGCAGATATTCAGGCATTCCTGAACGGGGTGGATCGAGCGGTAACGATTGCCGAAAAGGTTCAACTGGATGACCCACTGCTGTATTTTCCAGGCGAAACCAAAGCCGGACTTCTTCGCAACATCGCGTCTCATAACTCGTACCATCTCGGCGAGATTGTGCTGCTGCGTCGTTTCTACGGTGCATGGCCACCACCAGGAGGCGGATTCCCGGCTTAATAAAAGGGATGTCTTCCCTGTATGAATTGTGCCACAATTATTAATAGAAGTAGCCTGGTTCCTTTAGATAAAGGGCTCAGGCTATTCTTCAATCTTCCCTATTCATTTTCTGAAAAATGTTTACTAATTGTGCCCGATCCTCTTCGTTTAATTTCCGGAATAAATTTTTACGCAGCTTCTGCCCTTCCATGATTGCTCTTTCAAGGACTTCGGCCCCCTTGTCGGTAATGTTCAAATATATAATGCGGCGGTCAGCTTCATCTACGATCCTGACGGCTAATTCCTTGGCTACCAGCTTGTCCGCTAAATAGCTGAGCGTTGGTGGAGTCAGGCCCAATAGTTTGGCAATATCCGAAGGGCGGCTTTTTCCATTTTGATTGAGATGGCTGAGTACAAGCACATGAGAGACGCCGAGGTCCTCATTAAACGATTTGTTCCACTGTATAATTAATTTATTGGTGAAATTATCCATGTTGTGTATAAGCTCAAAAATA includes:
- a CDS encoding ATP-binding response regulator codes for the protein MRWAWSVIFYVSNDHMAVQGVLDLRGVDLDNSPAMFANGEWDFYPGELLTLRDIKEREEQASTIVIPGSWRDSLHQEEGSSFGYGTYRLRILTDPLQTPVEFWFKGIQSSSEIELNGETIGGAGRVATNEEDYTPDRTSYISTYEQAGATSMDLVIRVANYDHPYKGGVVKPVRFGSQDAVEFVHGHSIAFQLAIFLILIFHTVYAAILYALHPQEKALFVAAVLTLSVAITILVGHDNMLLQWLPINFTWSIKIRVISVLWQNVCILLLFQRLSAVTLHKSWLRFYLIVTVIYSVTLTVLPVRTVYTIIHYNLINALMLASIVWFGYLVIQMMIRSQKDYDLIFLLLTAAGILSNVVWSALESNQSRSTVYYPIDLVLAIIGFSSYWFKKYFRNAREIIDLYTELKKADKVKDQFLANTSHELQTPLHGIMSIAQNLVTQQKDRFDQRSLKDMELLITISRRMSNLLGDLLDVVRLKEQHIVLKQEPLSIQSVVPGVISMLQFMAERKPVSLKMEIPESFPSIWADEKRLVQILYNLLHNAMKYTKAGTVSVHAEIHEGRAFVHIADTGIGMDEATCLRIFLPYEQGADGINDGQGMGLGLSICKQLVELHGGVLTVQSQPGEGSVFSFDVPIAQGVSVSHPQLVRTEEEAEKDHGALDQWGIHASDELIEVATGLEHLPPSQEATASILVVDDDPVNLDVLTSMLSTEAYTIVTAHSGQEAMELLGTRQWDLLIADVMMPQMSGYELTQKIRELFSMSELPVLLLTARSQQPDIYTGFASGANDYVTKPVDALELKYRIRALITLNRSIKERMRMEAAYLQAQIQPHFLFNTLNSLMVLSDIDTEHMRKLGEAFSSYLRISFNYLNTGELVKLSHELELVQAYLFIEQTRFEDRLKIEWNVEPNLQLTLPPLSIQPLIENAVRHGLLNKKKGGTVYLSIAQQEGYTRIEVKDNGIGMEPDKVALLQDARLNGTGGIGIANTHRRLTQLYGGKGLAIVSKPGEGTIVSFDIPDKTAQPN
- a CDS encoding DinB family protein, which translates into the protein MSNANQLFGQALVKSLVGERGHIRIARALPDIGVELAGRKHEHMPYSIYQLVKHMHYWQQFMLEHLEGRKPKLPADVMESWPEEMGPQDEVTWEADIQAFLNGVDRAVTIAEKVQLDDPLLYFPGETKAGLLRNIASHNSYHLGEIVLLRRFYGAWPPPGGGFPA
- a CDS encoding MarR family winged helix-turn-helix transcriptional regulator yields the protein MEEQNIFELIHNMDNFTNKLIIQWNKSFNEDLGVSHVLVLSHLNQNGKSRPSDIAKLLGLTPPTLSYLADKLVAKELAVRIVDEADRRIIYLNITDKGAEVLERAIMEGQKLRKNLFRKLNEEDRAQLVNIFQKMNRED